The window TCTACCGCACCGGAGCGCCAGCGCTCGCCAGCAGTGGCTTTTGACGGCACGAACTATTTTGTGGTGTGGGAGGATATGCGTAATGCCCCGGATACCGCGGACATCTATGGGGCACGGGTGACACCTGCCGGCATTTTACTGGACACTTCAGGCATTCCCATTGCTGTTGCTCGCAACTGGCAGTTTAATCCCGCAATTGCCTTTGATGGCCTCAACTATCTTGTTGTCTGGAATGATGGTCGTAACGGTTCATACTACGTAACTGACATCTATGGGGCACGGGTGACACCTGCTGGAGAGGTGCTTGACTCGGCAGGAATTGTTATCGCTGTGGCAGAAGATAATCAACGGGATCCAGCGATTGCCTTTGACGGCACAAACTTCCTTATAGTCTGGGGAGACGGTCGTAACAATGTCCAGTATTATGACATCTATGGGGCACGGGTGACACCTGCTGGAGAGGTGCTTGACTCAGGAGGAATCAGAATTTCAAATGCTGAGCGGGATGAATTTAAACCAGCGGTGGTGTTTGATGGAATGAATTACTTTGTTGTATGGTCTGACTGCCGCAACGGTTCTTATTATGATATCTATGGTTGCCGGGTGAGTCCTTCTGGAGAAGTGCTTGAGCCTAGTGGCATTGCTATTTCCCGCGCCCCAAATGACCAATTCTCTCCTGCGGTTGCCTTTGATGGTAATAATATCTTTGTTATGTGGGAAGATGGTCGTAGTAACAATGACTATCCTGACATCTATGGTTGCCGGGTGACGAGAAAAGGGATAGTGCTTGATACATGGGGTATTGCTGTTTCGATAGCTCCAGAGCGTCAAGAGTCACCAGCGATTACCTTCGGTGGTATGAATTGTCTTGTGGTGTGGTCGGACAAGCGTAGTGGCGTGTTCGAATATGATATTTTCGGCACCATGGTAACCAAAGAAGGTTTGATAGTTAATCCAACAGGCATCCCCATGGCAACTGCCGCGCACCCGCAGGCTACTCCGGTGGTTGGATTTGACGGCGTGAATTACCTTGTGATTTGGGCAGATGAGCGCAAGGGTAATTCTGACATCTATGGGGCACGGGTGACACCCCAAGGGGTGGTTCTTGATCCCGAAGGTTTCTCCATATCAGCCGCGGTGGAGGACCAGCGCGACCCTGCGGTTGCGTTTGATGGGGAAAACTACCTTGTGGTGTGGACAGATTACCGCAACGGCTTGTATAATTCTGACATCTATGGGGCGCGGGTGGCGCCCCAAGGGGTGGTATTGGATACCTCCCCTATCACAATTTCGGCAGCAAGTTCAGGACAAGCACTCCCTGCGATTGCTTATGACGGCAGAAACTATCTTGTGGCATGGGATGATTACCGAGGTGGGCTAAACTTAGATATTTATGGTGCACGGGTAACGCCCCAAGGGGCAGTGTTAGACACTTCTGGAATCGCCATTTCTACAGTCTCTACGATGCAATATTGTCCAGCGGTTGCCTTCGATGGGGCAAATTATCTTGTGGTTTGGTTCGAACATTTCCGAGGGAGATATGAGTATGCCATTTACGGTGCGCGCGTTACTCCTCTTGGTGTTCCATTAGACTCCTTGGGTATTTCTACCCCCACGTCTTACCAAGGTTGGCCTGCGGTTGCGTTTGATGGAGAAAACTACCTTGTGGTGTGGGTGGAAAACAATCAAGGCAGGATGAATATCTCCGGTGCGCAGGTAAGTCCGGATGGCAGGGTATTTGGTGAAGGTTTGGTAATAGGTCAGGATGGTCGTCAATCATCTCCAGCGTTGGCGCACGGAAATGGAAGCCAGATATTCCTGGTGTATCAAGGCTGGGCAGGAACGGTTTGCGGCAAGACCTATAATACCTGTCGCATCTGGGGCAAGTTTGACCCGCTAATAGGTATTAAAGAAGCAATGAGCATGCGCCATTTTTCAATGACCAACGCAACCATTATCCGCAATGTGCTGGATATTCCAGTGTCAAGCGGAGAGCCGGGGGCATCAAGAGCGCTCTTTGACATCACAGGCAGGAAGGTTATGGAACTTTTCTCCGGAGCAAACGACATCAGCCGGGTTGGAACCGGTGTTTACTTTGTGGTTAACAGGGAAAGAGAAACGGGCATAAAAAAGGTAGTGATTACAAGATAGGTCGCTGCTGTCTTTTTAGTTGGAATGAAAGAGCAGGGTTTGGCGGCAGGCGGAGAGGAAGTTGAGGCAGGTTTGGGTCTGGTAGTCAGGATATGTCCAGGCAAGGGGCTGATATCTGCCCTGGTGGTAGATAAGTGTTAGTTCCGCATAAAGACCGGTATCTATAGGGATGCGATGGGAGTAGTCTTTGGTGGTGGCAAGGACAAGGTTGTGCAGGGTTAAGATGCCAGGGTCAAGGTTGATTGTCCGGTTGCCCTGTTCGTCGCGGAGCCGGTCTTCAATGACCATCGCTATTCTTTTGAAATCCTTTAGTTGCGCAGGGTTGACAATGGGTTGAAAGCAGAGCCAGACCCGGATAAGGTTTTTGCCCATCTCGGGCTCGTAATAGTTGGAGAAGTTCCAGTCAATGGTCTCGCTGCGCAAGAGAATGTTGCCAAACCCCTGGGTGAGCAGGGGCTCGGCTTTTGCGATTGAATCCTGGTTGCGGGCAAGGAGGGCAAGGATGAGGCGTGCGGGCTTCATAGGAAAAAGGTGGTTTCAGGTTTCGGGCTGGGTGTTTTCGGTCTCGGGCTGTCTTGAGGCAAGGAAGGCACCCAGTTCCTCAAGGCTGGGCAGGTCGTCAAGGGACTCAAGCCCGAAGTAGCGGAGAAACTCCTTGGTGGTGCGATAGAGAAAGGGGTTGCCAGGTCGATGCGCCCTGCCCGCGGTGACAATGAGACCGCGCTCCAAAAGGGTGAGGAGGGGTCCAGAGCAGTCAACACCGCGGAGCTGTTCAATCTCGGGTCGGGTTACCGGCTGTTTGTAGGCAACAATTGCCAGGACCTCAAGCGCCGCGGTTGAGAGGCGCTGGATACGGGTGTGCTGGTAGAGCTTTCTTATCCAGTCGGCATATTCGGGCAGGGTGTAGAGTTGAAACCCCTGGGCAACGCGGCTGATGCGAAACGACCTGCCGGTAGCGGCATAACTGTTATTCAGGTTGTCAATCGCCTGACGGATTTGTTCGTCAGGGGTTGAGGTTATCTCGGCGAGCCGGGCAAGGGTCAGGGGTCCATCAGCCGCAAACAGAAGCGCCTCAACAACCTTTTCCAGGGCTAAGGTGTCCTGCTCAGCGCTCATCTTGCCCTACCCCTCCCTTCTCAGCCGGAAACGGGCAAGGAGGGCGGCGATTGCCACCTTCAGATGGGGGCGCCTGAGAAAGCAGGTGAGCCTGGTGGCGGTGAGGGCAAAGGCTTCAAGGTGAACCTGTGCCTGATGGAGGGTGTCAAGGGTCCCGGAAAGGATTTCGGTGTCGGTGCCCACGCCCGGACCAACAAGGGAGACCGCGGCAAGGTCGGTAGCGATATCCAGCCCCTGTGCCTTTACCTCCTTCATCAGTTTTTCCATAATCGTGCGGGCGGTGTTGAGGTCCTCCTCCGGGATGATGAAGGAGAGGTCAAAGCGGTCGTGATGGGTAATGCCGTGGCTGAAGAAGAGTACCGGAATCCTTGCCCCTGCCAGGCGGGTGATGACCTGATGCAGGCAGCGCCTTTTTTTGGCAACATCAATGAGCGCAACCCGGGCGAGTTTGTGCTGGTGGGTTATCGCCCGGACAAACGCCTTTTCCATCTTTGCCATTTTTCTTTCTATGACCATAGTTCCTCGCTTATTGGTAAATGATGAACGAATCCTTAAAGGCACGCGGTATTTCTCCGCAAGGGCACAGGCACGGGGGTGAATCACCTCTGCGCCCGCCTGTGCCAGTTCTGCCAGTTCGGTAAAGGTGATTTCCTTCACCGGTTTTGCACCGGGAAACTCTGAGGGGTTTTCGGTGAAGATGCCGTCAACATCCTTGTAGAGTTCGCAGGCGTCCGCTTTGAGCGCGGCGGCAAGGGCAACCGCGGTGACATCTGAGCCGCCCCTGCCCAAGGTGGTTATCTCTTTGTCCTCACTCACACCCTGAAAGCCGGCGACGATGGGGATCTTGCCGTTCTTCAGCGCCTCAATCAGGCGGAACAGTCTGATCTCCTGGATGCGGGCATCGGCATGGAAGCGGTCGGTGATGATGCCAATCTGGGAACCGGTAAAGGACTGGGCGGGATAGCCATAGCCCATTATCGCCAGTGCCAGAAGCGCCATTGTCTGGCGCTCGCCCGCGGTTAAGAGCATATCCAGTTCGCGCGGGTCAGGCTCGGGGTTGACGGTTCGGGCGAGTTGTTCAAGGCGGTCGGTTGTTTCACCCATCGCCGAAACCACCACCACCACCCGGTCACCGGCGCGTCGCCGCAGGACAACCCTTTTGGCAACATTGCGGATGCGGTTGATGTCGGCAACCGAGGAGCCGCCGTATTTCTGGACGATGAGTGCCATAGAGCCCTATTCCCTTTAGGTGATGCCGGTTGATTTGAGCCAGGAGTTGATGCGCCTTGCCGCCTCTTGGAGCTTTTTGTCAGGAACAACAAGGGCAAAGCGGACATAACCCTCACCGTATCTGCCAAAGCCGATGCCCGGTGCGGTAACAACCCGGCAGTTTTCAAGGAGGGCAAGGGTAAATGCGAATGAAGAGGAGCCGCGCTGGCGCTCCTGAAAACCTGGGGGCAGTTTTGCCCAGAGGTAAAATGTTGCCTGCGGAGATTGAACCTGCCAGCCGGAGCGGTTGAGGAGAGTGCAGAAGAGCAAGGCACGGCGGTGATAAATCTTTCTTGTGGTTTGGGCAAGGCGAGGGTAGTTTTTCAGGGCAAATGCACAGGCGTCCTGAATCGCACCGAATGGACCGGAGTCAACATTCTGTTTGATTTTTAAGAGTGCGGCAAGGATATCCCGGTTGCCAACCGCCATGCCGATGCGCCAGCCCGGAATGGAAAAGGTTTTGGAAAGGGAGTGAAGCTCTACCGCACAGTTAATCGCATCCGGAACCTGAAGGATGCTTGGTGGTGGCTCGGTAAAATAGATTTCTGAGTAGACATTGTCGTTAATGACATAGAAGCCGAATTTGAGGGCAAGGTTGATGACCTCCTGATAGAACGGAAGCGGGGCACAGGCCGCGGTGGGATTGTTGGGGTAGTTGAGGCAGAGGAGTTTGAGCCGTGGGGCAAGACTTTTAATGAGGTCAAGGTCAGGGAGAAAGCCATTTTTCTCTTCAAGCGGTAAGGTCACCGGGATCGCACCGGCAAGCCTGGTCTGGTTGAGATAGACCGGGTAGTTGGGGTCGCAGACCGCGATTTTGTCATTTTCGTCCGCAAGCGCCCAGATGAGATGGGCGGCACCTTCTTTTGAGCCGATTAATAGTACCACCTCTTTTTCCGGGTCAAGGTGCACACCGAACCTTTTTTTGTACCACCTGGCGACCGCCTGCCGCACCGAAGGTTTGCCGGCATAGGTGGGGTAGCGGTGGTTTTCCTTTTTTTTGAGCGCGGCACGCAGGGCAAGAAGGATGGCTCTGGCAACAGGCAGGTCAGGGTTGCCTTCACCTAAGTCAATGAGACCGGCGCGCTGTTTTGCCTTGAGAACATCCAGTTCGGCAAAAAGGTAAGGTGGAATGGTTTTTAGCCGATTGGCAAAAGGTTTTTGCATCTTTGTTAGATATTTAGCAGGAAAAATGGAAAAGTCAACATCAGATTGGGGCAAGGGTTCAGGAGGGAAACGGCTTAAAGGAATGATTTCGGGGGTGGTGGAGGGGACCTAACCGATTGGGGAAAATTTTGAAAGATATTTATTTGCTAAATTATTGTTATTTCGTGTTTTATTACTTATTTTCCGTTGAGGGGGTAAATTGGTGCGTTGCTTTTTGCCGGTTTTGGGGTCTAAATAAATGGATGGGTGTGAATAATGTGTTGGCATTGCCCTTTTACTTTTGGAGAGTAGGCAGATTTTTTAGCAGATTTCGCTTGACAGGGCAATGGGAATTGTTAATTTGAATTTGAGTGAAACTTCAGACTTTATATGCTGAAGGAGGATGGCAATGAAGTCAAAGAAGAAAATCCGCAGGAAGAGGTCAACCCGGCTCAAGGGCAGACCG of the candidate division WOR-3 bacterium genome contains:
- a CDS encoding DUF4416 family protein; amino-acid sequence: MKPARLILALLARNQDSIAKAEPLLTQGFGNILLRSETIDWNFSNYYEPEMGKNLIRVWLCFQPIVNPAQLKDFKRIAMVIEDRLRDEQGNRTINLDPGILTLHNLVLATTKDYSHRIPIDTGLYAELTLIYHQGRYQPLAWTYPDYQTQTCLNFLSACRQTLLFHSN
- the scpB gene encoding SMC-Scp complex subunit ScpB — encoded protein: MSAEQDTLALEKVVEALLFAADGPLTLARLAEITSTPDEQIRQAIDNLNNSYAATGRSFRISRVAQGFQLYTLPEYADWIRKLYQHTRIQRLSTAALEVLAIVAYKQPVTRPEIEQLRGVDCSGPLLTLLERGLIVTAGRAHRPGNPFLYRTTKEFLRYFGLESLDDLPSLEELGAFLASRQPETENTQPET
- a CDS encoding aspartate kinase, with translation MALIVQKYGGSSVADINRIRNVAKRVVLRRRAGDRVVVVVSAMGETTDRLEQLARTVNPEPDPRELDMLLTAGERQTMALLALAIMGYGYPAQSFTGSQIGIITDRFHADARIQEIRLFRLIEALKNGKIPIVAGFQGVSEDKEITTLGRGGSDVTAVALAAALKADACELYKDVDGIFTENPSEFPGAKPVKEITFTELAELAQAGAEVIHPRACALAEKYRVPLRIRSSFTNKRGTMVIERKMAKMEKAFVRAITHQHKLARVALIDVAKKRRCLHQVITRLAGARIPVLFFSHGITHHDRFDLSFIIPEEDLNTARTIMEKLMKEVKAQGLDIATDLAAVSLVGPGVGTDTEILSGTLDTLHQAQVHLEAFALTATRLTCFLRRPHLKVAIAALLARFRLRREG
- a CDS encoding aminotransferase class I/II-fold pyridoxal phosphate-dependent enzyme, with amino-acid sequence MQKPFANRLKTIPPYLFAELDVLKAKQRAGLIDLGEGNPDLPVARAILLALRAALKKKENHRYPTYAGKPSVRQAVARWYKKRFGVHLDPEKEVVLLIGSKEGAAHLIWALADENDKIAVCDPNYPVYLNQTRLAGAIPVTLPLEEKNGFLPDLDLIKSLAPRLKLLCLNYPNNPTAACAPLPFYQEVINLALKFGFYVINDNVYSEIYFTEPPPSILQVPDAINCAVELHSLSKTFSIPGWRIGMAVGNRDILAALLKIKQNVDSGPFGAIQDACAFALKNYPRLAQTTRKIYHRRALLFCTLLNRSGWQVQSPQATFYLWAKLPPGFQERQRGSSSFAFTLALLENCRVVTAPGIGFGRYGEGYVRFALVVPDKKLQEAARRINSWLKSTGIT